A DNA window from Candidatus Polarisedimenticolaceae bacterium contains the following coding sequences:
- a CDS encoding TolC family protein: MILAALLDLSALLAEAEANAPAIRAAQYRVAAAAERAPQAQALPDPLLSLTYENESLDRITWGESMDTGATVTWTQEFPGGGKRDAREQFALAERRVAVESSAAILATVRARVFTAYVELHRIDRTRAIVEGSRPLLEAARDAARVRFENGEGTLADVLKAGTALSRLEIDLAALDGERGRAEASLGAVLGRTGPARFAPALDPPVELPWDPTAAEAAALENAPELRRLASESARESSRIDAARLEMKPDWMASGAYTERGPLESMVMGMVGVRLPLWRDRKQARAVAEAERERDAIDADVDAARAALVAEVRDVAARIDEAARRTSLLEQAIVPQRRAAFDAALAAYRNGRADFASVLDEVEGLYTESIEIETQRGARWSALAALEPLTGRAWLGPGVSR, encoded by the coding sequence ATGATCCTCGCGGCGCTCCTCGATCTTTCGGCCCTGCTCGCCGAGGCGGAGGCCAACGCCCCCGCGATCCGCGCCGCCCAGTACCGCGTCGCCGCGGCCGCCGAGCGCGCCCCGCAGGCCCAGGCCCTCCCGGACCCGCTGCTGTCGCTCACCTACGAGAACGAGTCGCTCGACCGGATCACCTGGGGAGAGTCGATGGACACCGGCGCCACGGTGACGTGGACGCAGGAGTTTCCCGGCGGCGGCAAACGCGACGCCCGGGAGCAGTTCGCCCTCGCCGAGCGGCGCGTGGCGGTCGAGAGCTCCGCGGCGATCCTCGCGACGGTGCGCGCAAGGGTGTTCACCGCCTACGTCGAGCTTCACCGCATCGACCGCACCCGCGCCATCGTGGAGGGCTCGCGCCCGCTCCTCGAGGCGGCGCGCGACGCCGCCCGCGTGCGATTCGAGAACGGCGAGGGAACCCTCGCCGACGTGCTCAAGGCCGGCACGGCGCTCTCGCGCCTCGAGATCGACCTCGCCGCTCTCGACGGGGAGCGGGGGCGCGCGGAAGCGTCGCTGGGCGCCGTCCTCGGCCGCACCGGGCCGGCTCGCTTCGCCCCGGCCCTCGACCCCCCCGTCGAGCTCCCATGGGACCCCACCGCCGCGGAGGCGGCCGCGCTCGAGAACGCGCCGGAGCTCCGGCGGCTGGCTTCCGAAAGCGCGCGAGAGAGCTCGCGGATCGACGCGGCCCGCCTCGAGATGAAACCCGACTGGATGGCTTCGGGGGCCTACACCGAGCGCGGCCCCCTCGAGTCCATGGTCATGGGGATGGTGGGCGTGCGCCTGCCGCTCTGGCGCGACCGCAAGCAGGCCCGCGCGGTTGCCGAGGCCGAGCGGGAGAGGGACGCGATCGACGCCGACGTCGACGCGGCGCGCGCGGCGCTCGTCGCCGAGGTGCGCGACGTCGCCGCCCGGATCGACGAGGCGGCCCGCCGAACGAGCCTCCTCGAGCAGGCGATCGTCCCGCAGCGCCGGGCGGCGTTCGACGCAGCCCTGGCCGCCTACCGCAACGGCCGCGCCGACTTCGCCTCCGTCCTCGACGAGGTCGAGGGGCTCTACACCGAATCGATCGAGATCGAAACCCAGCGCGGCGCGCGATGGTCCGCCCTCGCCGCCCTCGAGCCGCTGACCGGCCGCGCGTGGCTCGGCCCCGGAGTGTCCCGATGA
- a CDS encoding efflux RND transporter periplasmic adaptor subunit translates to MKRPLVVLLLVAVFAGIVGTTAWLVMHRDHGGGHDPAGEQAAPRYHCPMHPQITSDKPGSCPICGMDLVPIDAERTQAPPKPVYHCPMHPQITQDGPGSCPICGMDLVPVSAERMGTEDETADRAEVRIPSAKLAGIGARSEEVVSAPFVREVRAAASVAADETRLRTVTTKIDGYVEKLWADAVGAVVVKGQPLLEIYSPELLAAQQEFLVALRAKERLATSPLPAVSGTGADLLDSARRRLELLDLTPAQIDALAATGKASRTVVVDAPIGGTILKRDVVQGMRVSREMPLLELSDLSRVWVIASVFEHELPFVKEGQRARMSLAYLPGQVFEGKVEKVYPTLDATTRAAQVRVAFPNADGALRPGMFAEVVLEADLGERLRVPTDAVVDTGTRKVVFVEREPGLFEPRTITTGLELPDAVEVVSGLEAGEKVLAAGTFFVDSESKLRAALQSTAHHP, encoded by the coding sequence ATGAAGCGCCCCCTCGTCGTCCTGCTTCTGGTCGCCGTCTTCGCGGGGATCGTCGGAACGACCGCCTGGCTCGTGATGCACCGCGATCACGGCGGCGGGCACGATCCCGCCGGGGAACAAGCGGCGCCGCGTTACCACTGCCCGATGCACCCGCAGATCACCTCGGACAAGCCCGGCTCCTGTCCGATCTGCGGCATGGACCTCGTCCCCATCGACGCGGAGCGGACGCAGGCGCCCCCGAAGCCCGTGTATCACTGCCCGATGCACCCGCAGATCACCCAGGACGGCCCCGGCTCCTGCCCGATCTGCGGGATGGACCTCGTTCCCGTCTCGGCCGAGCGGATGGGAACCGAGGACGAGACGGCCGATCGGGCCGAGGTGCGGATCCCCTCCGCGAAGCTCGCGGGGATCGGCGCCCGGAGCGAGGAGGTCGTGTCCGCGCCGTTCGTTCGCGAGGTCCGTGCCGCGGCGAGCGTCGCCGCCGACGAGACGCGCCTGCGCACGGTGACGACCAAGATCGACGGCTACGTGGAGAAGTTGTGGGCCGACGCCGTCGGCGCCGTCGTCGTGAAGGGGCAGCCCCTCCTCGAGATCTACAGCCCCGAGCTGCTCGCCGCGCAGCAGGAGTTCCTCGTCGCCCTGCGCGCGAAGGAGCGGCTGGCGACGAGCCCCCTCCCCGCCGTCTCGGGAACGGGGGCGGACCTGTTGGACAGCGCGCGCCGCCGCCTGGAGCTCCTCGACCTGACCCCGGCGCAGATCGACGCGCTGGCCGCGACCGGGAAGGCCTCGCGCACCGTCGTCGTCGACGCCCCGATCGGCGGAACGATCCTCAAGCGCGACGTCGTCCAGGGGATGCGGGTGAGCCGCGAGATGCCGCTCCTGGAGCTTTCCGATCTCTCCCGCGTCTGGGTCATCGCGTCGGTCTTCGAGCACGAGCTCCCCTTCGTGAAGGAGGGGCAGCGCGCGCGGATGAGCCTCGCGTACCTCCCGGGGCAGGTCTTCGAGGGGAAGGTCGAGAAGGTCTACCCCACCCTCGACGCGACGACGCGCGCGGCGCAGGTACGCGTCGCCTTCCCCAACGCCGACGGCGCGCTCAGGCCCGGGATGTTCGCGGAGGTCGTCCTCGAAGCCGACCTCGGAGAGCGCCTGCGCGTCCCCACCGACGCGGTCGTCGACACCGGGACCCGCAAGGTGGTCTTCGTCGAGCGCGAGCCCGGCCTCTTCGAGCCGCGCACGATCACGACGGGGCTCGAGCTCCCCGACGCCGTGGAGGTCGTCTCCGGCCTCGAGGCGGGCGAGAAGGTCCTCGCCGCCGGGACGTTCTTCGTCGACTCGGAGTCCAAGCTACGGGCGGCGCTGCAGTCCACGGCCCATCACCCATGA